One Streptomonospora salina genomic window, TGCGCACCGATCAGCAGCGGAGGGCGCGGAACCTGGTGCGGCAGCGGCTCCTGCCCGTCCTCGGCGAACAGCCGGTCCAACTCGCCGATGCTGCGCTCCAGTCGCCGCGTCCGCTCGGCGTGGGACCGCCAGGGGATGCCCGCCGCTTCGAACTCCGACTTCATGTGCCCGGCTCCCAGCCCCAGCTCCAGCCGGCCGCCGGAGACCCGGTCCACCGTGGCGGCCTCGCGCGCCAGCAGGGCCGGATTCCAGAACTCGTTGTTGAGCACCAGGGTCCCCAACCGAATCCGCGATGTGGCGGCGGCGGCCGCGGCCAGCAGCGCGAACGGCGAGGCCGCCCCCAGGTGGTCGGGCACCTGGACGGAGTCGTAGCCCGCCTGTTCAGCGGACCGGCACACCTGCATCCAGCGGTCGATCTCGTCTTGGCGTCCGGAAAAGCCGAACCGGAATCTCCTCATGGCCCGAGCCAACCGGAATCCCGCACGCGGCGCCACCCCGTTCCTTAGCCGCGGCCGCGTTTTCCGCTCAGGGCGGATGCGGTGGCGTGTCAGCGCCCTCCTTGGGAGCGCCGGTCCAGCTCGGCCAGGTAGGCGTTGTAGGCGTCCATGTCGGCGTCGTCGGAGCCGTCGCGGCGGCTGTGGCGCTCCCGGCGGCGCTCGGTGCGCTCGTCGTCGACCCGCCATTGCCGGACCATGGCCAGCGTCACCAGGGCCGTGGGGATCTCGCCCACCGCCCAGGCGATGCCGCCGCCGGTGTACTGGTCGGCGCTCTGGCCGTCCAACCAGGGCACCTCGAACTGGCCGTAGTAGCCCATCGCCAGCGGGTCCGTCTGCATCATGATCGCGATACCGAAGAACGCGTGCACGCCCATCGCCACCAGCAGCAGCACCAGGCGCATCAGGTAGGGCAGTTTGCGCGGCCCCGGGTCCACGCCCACGATGATCCAGTAGTAGAGGAACCCCGTGACCAGGAAGTGCACGTTCATCAGCAGGTGCCCGGTGTGGTCGTTCATCAGTGCCGGGAACAGCGGAGTGAAGTACAGCGCGTAGGGGCTGAGGACGAACAGCGGGGCCGCCACCGCCGGGTGGGTGGCCGCCCGGGAGAACCCGCTGTTGACGAAAGCGGTGAGCCATTCGCGCGGGCCGCGGTCGCCGCGGCGGTGCGCCGGGTGCAGCGCGCGCAGCGCCAGGGTGACCGGGGCCCCCAGCACCAGCAGGATCGGCACGAGCATGGACAGCACCATGTGCTGCACCATGTGCATGCTGAACACCACCATGGAATAGGTGGCGACGCCGCTGAGCAGCATGGCCGCCAGAACCGCCAGGCCCGCCGCCCACGCGACCGTGCGGCCCCAGGGCCACCGGTCGCCGCGGCGCCGCAGGCGCACGACCCCTGCGGCGTAGCACCCGCCCAGCACCGCGATCACCAGGGCGAAGAACAGGTCGGGCCGCCACAGGGTGAGCAGGGTCTGCACGCTCACCGGAGGGGGCACGGCGAAGCCGAGGACCGCCTCGGCGGGCGTCGTCCCGCCCTCCTGGGGCGGAGGCGCCGTGCGGCTCAGCGCGGCGGCGATACCCATGGTGGCCGCCATGACGGCGATCTCCACCCCCGCCAACCGCACGAACAGCCGCCGCCCGCCGGTCTCGGCGATGCGGGGGACCGTCCTGCGGCGGTGCATCCAGCCGATCAGGCCCAGCACGAGGAACAGGGCCGTCTTGGCGACGACGATCCAGCCGTACGCGGTGGTGAACACGTCGGCCACCGTGTACATGCGGCTGGCGGCGCTGGCGACTCCGCCCGCGCCCACGCCGATGTAGGCCCACAGGGCGGCCCGGCTGAACCGCTCGGCGGCGACGGGGGCGTCCTCGGGTGCGGCGCGCAGGCCGTGGAAGGTCACCGCGGCCAGGCCGCCCACCCACAGCGACACCGCCACGACGTGCAGCGCCAGGCCCGTGACGGCCAGTTCGTGGCTGCCGGCCGAAGCGGCGTGGCCGGTCAGTGCCGGCGGCAGCAGGCCGGCGCCGGTCAGCACGAGCGGGGCGAAGGCGCCGGCGGCGCTTTCGGCGGTGCGGCACAGCAGCGCGACCGCGCAGGCCAGCAGGATCGTCGCGAGCAGCCCGATGCCCTGGGCCACCGAGACGGCGTAGCTGGTGAGCTGGTCGCCGATGACGTCGCCGGGCGGCAGCCCGGATACGTCGGAGAGTTGGAACACGAGGGTGGCACCCGCGGCCGCGGCCCACACCAGCGCCGGCCAGGCGGCGGCGCGCAGGTACCCCAGCGCCTGCGGTCCCAGAGCACCGCTGCGCAGCGGCAGCAGGAACAGGGCGAGCACGATCGGTCCTGCGGTGAGGGCGGCTGCGACGTCGCGCACGGTCGTGGCCGCCGGCAGGCCCCAGCGTGTGAGGGGGCCGGCGTCGGGCAGTCCGGGAACCACCCGGGCGGTGACCGATCCCCCGGCCACGAGCGTCACGACGAGGGCGATCAGGCACGTGGCGACGGCGGCGACGGCGATGGTGGCGGCGGTGTCGCCGCCGGGGGCGCGCGCGGACGCGCCTTGGGCGGCGCCGCCGCTGCCGCGGACTCCGGGGGAATTCACGGGGGCCGCTCCGTGGGGCAGGGGTGGACGGTCACTGGCGGTTGCGATGGCGCACCACCGCAGCGGCGGCGGCCGCGCCGACCAGGAGTCCGGCCGCGCCCTGCATCCAGGGGGCGAACCAGCCGGTCATCTCGGCGATGAGCACAACACCGACGTCCACGCGAACACCACCACGAACCACGATAAATCTACTACAACCTGTCGGAGACACTTCCGGACCCCGGACCGGCGACCGGAGAACCGGCGCCGTACGGCGACGCCGGACGGACGGGGGCGCCCCAACCTCCGGCGCCCAGTGTCGCCCCGGAAGCCGTCGCGCACCAGCCCCCCGCGCGCAGCATGAGGCGCCCCGGGGTGCCCGTGCGGCGGGCCACCGCACGGGCTGCGGCTACGGGACCGCTCGGGGAGCGTAGGCGCGGGCGCGCCGTTCCCGATCCCCGAGCCAAGCACGCGAAACGGAATTTCCGGAGGGAACGCCCATTCCCCGAGCACGGACGCGCATCCCCGAACAGAAGATCGAAAACCCGTCCCATTCCACGCGGCACCGCTGCACTGCGCACGATCCGCCCCGCCTTTCCGCGTCCGGAGGCGGGGCGCCCGCATTCTTTCGCGGCGCGTTCACGCAGTCGGCCCCCGGTAGGGCGGTGTTCGCGGTACGGTCGGGAAATCGTTCCGCACCGGGGCCGAATCCGCCGGTCCGGCGGCGGCCGGGGCCGCGCCGGGGACGGAACTCCGATCGCGGGTGCGGGCGATTCCCGCGCTGCGTGCGAATACCGCCATCAGCCACGGAGGGGATCGCGAATGCCCCAGTTCGACACCGTCGTCCGCTCGCGGCAGGTGGCCGCACCGGCCGGCGTCGCACCGGCATCGGTCTGCATCAGCGCGGGAAGCGTCGTCTCCGTCGGCGACTACCGGGCCTGCGTCACCGCCCAGCAGGACGTCGATCTGGGCGATACGGCCCTGCTGCCCGGCGGAGTCGACATCGACGCGGCCGTCCAGGAACCCGCGCAGGACCTCTCCGAGGGCTATGCGGCGACCGCGGCCGCCGCCGCACGCGCCGGCGTCACCACCCTGGTGGTATCGGGGCCCTCCGTCCCGCCCCTGACCGACGAGGCGGGGCTGCACACCCACGCGACCGCGGCCGCGGACACCCGCGTACGCGTCGCGTTCCTCGGTGCGGTCACCGGCACCACCACGTGCGCCGATCTGGCCGAGCTGCGCGCGGCGGGGGCGGTGGGCTTCCACTGCTCCCTGTCCGACGGCGCCGGCCCGGCCTCCCGCCCCGTCGACGATGCGCGGCTGCGCAAGGCGATGCTGGAGCTGACCGCCCTGGACGCCCCGCTGGTGGCCCATTCGGAGGACGCCGCCGAGCTGTCCGAGCCGCAGCGGCCGGGCCTTTCGGCGATGCTGGAGGCCCGCCCGGCGCGAGCGGAGCGGCGCGGGGTGGAGCGGCTGGTCGCCGCGGCCCGCATGGCCGGCACCCGCGTGCTCGTGTCTCCGTTCAGCGCCGCCGAGTGCGCGGCCGTGCTGGCCGCGGCCCGCGCCATGGGCGCGCCCGTCAGCGCCCAGACCTGCCCGCACTACCTGTGCCTGCCCGCCGAACAAGTGCCCGACGATTCCCCCGCGCACACGTGCCGGCCGCCGCTGCGCAACGGCCACAACCGCAGTGCGCTGTGGAGCGCGCTGCTGGATCCCCACGACCCCGTGGTCACACAGGTCGGGTCGGGGCACCGGCCGGGTACCGGCGCCAGGACGGTGTCGTGGACGCTGCCGGCGCTGTGGACCGCCGCCCGGCGGCGCGGCTGCGACCTGGCCGACCTGGCGCGCTGGACCTCCGAGGCGCCGTCGCGATTCCTGGGCCTGGACCGCAGGGGCCGCATCGCGCCCGGCTGCGACGCCGACCTGGTGGCCTTCGACCCCGCGGCCGAGCAGGCGGTCCCGGCGGCCGACTCCGGCCCCTACGCCGGACGCACGCTGGCGGGCCGCGTGACGGGAACCTGGGTCGGGGGCCGCGGTGCGTCCGGGTGCGCACTGCCGGCCGCCCCGCGAAACCGGTCCGCGGTCGACGGCGGCGACCCGCTGCACACGGCACCGGACCCCACGGCGGTCCCGCCGCGCTGACCGGCCGCCCGGGTTACATCGTGTAAAGATGCCGCGACAACGAAAGCCATGCTGGAAATGGCGGTTGCGGCACCGGGAACGCGAGAGTGAAGACGTGTGTCAATGACGATGCGAGGAGGAGCCCTGTGCGCGTCGGCGTACCCAGTGAAGTGAAGAACCACGAATACCGGGTGGCCATTACCCCCGCAGGCGTCCACGAACTGGTCGCCCGCGGCCATTCCGTCGCCGTCGAGCGCGGAGCGGGCGACGGGTCGTCCATCTCCGACGAGGAGTTCGCGGCGGCCGGTGCCCGCATCCTGGACTCGGCCGACGACGTGTGGGCCGAGGGCGATCTCGTCCTGAAGGTCAAGGAGCCGGTGGCCGAGGAGTACCACCGCATGCGCCCCGGCCAGACGCTGTTCACCTACCTGCACTTGGCGGCCTCGCGCGAGTGCACCGAGGCCCTGCTGGAGCGCGGTGTCACCGGTATCGCCTACGAGACGGTCCAGCTGATCGACGGCTCGCTGCCGCTACTGGCGCCGATGTCGGAGGTCGCGGGCCGGCTCGCCCCGCAGGCGGGCGCCTACACCCTGCAGCGTCCCAGCGGCGGCCGCGGCCGGCTGATGGGCGGCGTGCCGGGAGTGAGCCCGGCGCGGGTGACCGTCGTCGGCGCCGGGGTCGCCGGCCTCAACGCCACCCGCATCGCCGCGGGCATGGGCGCCGAGGTCACACTGCTCGACCTCAACGTGGCCAAGCTGCGCCACGCCGACGACCTCTACCAGGGGCGGGTGCGCACCGTGGTCTCCAACGCTTTCGAGCTGGAGAGCGCCGTACTGGAGTCGGACCTGGTGATCGGCGCGGTGCTGATCCCCGGCGCCAAGGCCCCCAAGCTGGTGTCCAACGAACTGGTCTCCCGGATGCGAGCGGGGTCGGTGCTGGTGGACATCGCCATCGACCAGGGCGGCTGCTTCGCCGACTCCCGTCCCACCACCCACGACGACCCCAGCTTCGCCGTGCACGACAGCGTCTTCTACTGCGTCGCCAACATGCCCGGCGCGGTGCCCAACACCTCCACGCACGCGCTCACCAAGGAGACGCTGCGCTATGCGGCGGAGCTGGCCGGCAAAGGGTGGCGGCGCGCGCTGGCCGAGGACCCGGCCCTGGCCCACGGGCTGAACACCCATGACGGCGTGATCACCAACGAGGGGGTCGCCGAGGCGCACGGCTTGAAGTCGCGCACCGTCGCCGAGGCGCTCGAAGGCTGAGCCCGCGGCGCGCGCTCCCCTGCCCGCCGCACCCGGGCAGGTCCGACGGTGTTGCCCGCACCGTCCAGCGGGCACCATCCCCGATAGCCCGGTGCCGCGTTCCGGCGGTGCGCGGCACCGCGGCGGCCGGGCGCGGACGCGGGAGGCACGCGGGAGGGAGGGCGGCGATGGCGCGGCGGCTGTGGACCGGCGAACCGGTCGGCGCCAACCCGTTCGCACTGCCGCGCGGGCCCGCGGGCCTGGCCGCGGGCTGGATCCTGGCGCGCACCAACCGGCGGCAGCAGCACGAGGTGATCCGGGCACTGGCACCGGTCGCCGGCCGGCGCGTGCTGGAGGTCGGGTGCGGCCCCGGTGTGCTGATCGGGCTTGCCGCCGACGCCGGGGCGGAGGCGGTCGCCGGCGTCGACCCTTCGCGGGAGATGGTGGCCATGGCCCGGCGCCGCAACGCCGCCGCGGTGCGCTCCGGCCGCGTGCGGCTGCACCGGGGCTCGGCCGCGGCGACCGGTGCGGCCGACGCGGAGTTCGACCTGGTGGTCACGGTCAACACGGTCGCGATGTGGCCGTTCCTGGACGACGGCGCCGCCGAATTGCACCGCGTCCTGCGGCCCGGCGGGCGCGCCGTCGTCTCCTGGCACGGCGCCCGTTCGCGGTTCGCGCTGAGGGCCGACGAGGACGCCGCCGTCGCCGCGGCCCTGCGGCGGCGCTTCGGCACGGTCCGGCGCCGGGAGACGGAGACCGCGGTGCTGTTCGAGGCGGCCACTTGACTTCCTCTCCTTCCTGAAGGAGGGAGAGCCCGACCGTCCCCGACGGGGGACGGTCCCGCTCAGGCGGACTGCCTCACGGCAGCGGTTTCCTGCTTCGTCGCCGACCGCGGACGGGCGGACCCGTGCCGTCTCACATCGGCTCCCTCCCCTACTGTGCGAGCTCCGCAAGCCCCGCATATTCGCACAGCGGGGGCCCAGCGGGGCCCAGCGGGGCCCAGGCCCCGCCCGGGAGTCTCTCCCGGGCTGCGACTCGACCAGCCGCACCGATGTTCTTCGCCGCATTGAGGTCCCGATCGTGTCGGGCGCGGCAGGACGGGCACGTCCACCGGCGCGTGCCCAAGGACAGCGTGTCCAGCACGTGCCCGCAGTGCGAGCACGTCTTGCTGCCGGGATACCACCGGTCGACCACGATCAGGGTGCGCCCGTAGTGGCGGGCTTTGCACTCCAGCTGGCGGCGGAACTCGCCCAACCCGGCGTCCAGTACCGACCGGTTGAGCCCGGCCTTCTGACGCACCCGCCTGCCCGGCGACTCGACGGTGCCCTGAACCGGGGGAAGCGCCGGTCGCCTGCCCGCATTTCCTCTCCGGCCACAAGGCCGGGGCATCCTCCCGGAAGTCACGTGAACGGGCGGTGCGCCGCCCCGCCCCGCTGGCAGCCTCGGCGGTGAGCGGATACGTTCGAATGGAGGCGGCCTGCCGAGGCAGGAAAGCCGCCGCCCCGCACCTACCCCGGCCGCATCGAGACGGAGCCCGCGTGTCACCCACCGAACCGGCCACCCTTGCCCGTGTCACGGGCATCGACGCCACCCTGGTCCGGTTGCCGCTGGTCCATCCCCGCTCCCGCGGCGCGGCCGAGGCCCGGCCGCAGTTCGCCCGCCACGCCCTGGTCCGGGTCCGCGACGAGTCCGGGAACACCGGGTGGGGCGAGGTTCCCGTGATCGACGAGGAGCGCTGGCGCATGCTCGTCGACGACCACGCGCCGGCCCTGCTGCGCCACAGCTGGCACCGCCCCACCGAGGCCGCCGGCGCCTGGGCCGACCTGCCCCCGGCACCCTCTGTGGCGGCCGGGCTGGACGCGGCGTGCTGGGACCTGTGGAGCCGCCAGCGCGGGACACCGCTCTCCCACGCTCTGGGCGGCCACCGCACCGCCTTCACCGCCGGCGCCACGGTGGCCCGCCAGCCCTCCGCGGAGTCGCTGGTGCACGAGGTCAACCGGCAGGTGGGCAGCGGCTTCCGCCGGGTGCGGCTGGAGGTGGGGCCCGGATGGGACACCGACGTGGTGCACACCGTCCAGGAGACCTTCCCGCATCTGGTGCTGCAGGTCGACTGCGGCGGCCGCTACACCGAGGACCCCGCCGACGTGCGGGCGCTGCACGCGCTGGATTCCTACGGTCTGGTCGCCATCGAGGAACCGTTCGCCCGCGGCGACCTCGACGCCCATGCGCGGCTGCAGCGCGAACTGCGTACGTCCGTGGCGCTGAGCACCTCGATCGACTCGCTGGAGACCCTGGACCGCGCCGTCGCCGCCGAGGCGGCCGGCGCGCTGAGCCTGCGCATGAGCCTGCTGGGCGGGATCACTCCGGCGCGCCGCGCCCACGACCGCGCCGCCGACGCCGGTTGGGACGTGTGGTGCGGCTGGGATGCCGAGTCGGGCGTGGGCCGGGCGGCCATCGCCGCGCTGGCATCGCTGCCGGGGGTTTCGCTGCCCAGCGAGATGCCGCCGGCGGGCGGCCACGTCACGCGCGAGACGGTGCGCCCGCCGGTGCGCGCGCACGACGGCATCACGCCCATTCCGCTGACGGTGCCGGGCCTGGGCTACGAGGTCGACACCCGGCAGGTGGCCGGCATGGCCCTCGACTCGGTGACTCTGGGGTCCTGACCCCGCGGTTCTCCCCCCGGGCGCACCGCGCCGGCGGCGTCGGGGCGCCTCCGGCGGCCGCTCCGCGATTCCAGACGCCCCACCCACTCCCATACCGAACGGTCGGTTCGCTAGAGTCGGGGGAATCGTCAGTCCGGGCCAAAGGAGTGCACACGAACATGCGGACCTTCACCGACCTCGCCGAACTCGTCGCCGCCAAGGGCGAACACCTGGGCTACAGCGACTGGGTGACCGTCACCCAGGACTCCATCGACACCTTCGCCGACGCCACCGGCGACCACCAGTGGATCCACGTCGACCGGGAGAAGGCCGCCGCGGGCCCCTTCGGCGGGACCATCGCCCACGGGTTCCTCACCCTGTCGCTGCTGTCGGCGTTCAGCCCGATGGTGTGGCGGCTGGAGAAGCAGCCCTCCATGGCGATCAACTACGGCCTCAACCGGGTCCGCTTCCTGCAGCCGGTGCGCTCGGGCGCCCGCGTGCGCGACGGCATCCAACTCACCGACACCCGCGAAGTGAAGAACGGGATGCTGCTGACCTTCCAGCACACCGTCGAGATCGAGGGCGAGGAGCGCGACGCCCTCGCCGCCGAGGGCCTGTCCCTCATCGTCCCCTGACCGCCCCTGACCGCCCCGGGCCCGCCCCGGGGCGGTGCCACACGGCGCGGTCGCGGCGTCAGCGCGTCAGCCGCTCGACCAGCCGCCGCGGCAGGCCGCGGCCGAGCCAGCGCAGCCGCCGCTCCAACCGGTCGGCGCGGGCGCGCTGCGCGTCGGCCTTCCGCTCGGCCGCGCGCAGCCGCGTACCCCAATCGCGGGGCGGCTCCTCGTCCTCGTCGCCGACGATGCCCGCCCCGCCGATCCAGTGCAGCCCGTAGAGCCGGTCGACCGCGGCGTCCAGTTCCTCCGGCCCGCCCTGGTCGGCACCCAGTCGGCGGGCGCGCATGAACGCCGCGGTGCGCTCCAGCCGAACCGGGCGCGGCCCGAAGGCGTCCACGCTCGGGTCCGTGAGGCGTACCAGGCCGACCCGGTGCTGGTCGGCGACCTCGGTGATGCGCTCCACGGCGCGCCGTGTCGGCGCGCAGCCGGCGGGCAGGTGCAGCCGGAACGGCACCGCGATATCGCGTTCTGGCTCCTCCTCCGCGAAGGAGACACGGCTGTCCCCGCGGAACGCCTCCCGGATCAGCCGCAGGTCCAGCAGGTCCTCGTCCAGCGGGGAGCGCCGCTCCTCGCTCAGTGCCGACCAGGTTCCGACGACGCGGACACGGATGTCGGGAACGGTTCCGGCCAGCAGCGGCGCGAGCGTGGTCTCGGCGTCCTCCAACGACGCCGCGCCGACGTCGACCACGACGTCGACGTAGGGCACCGCCCACTGCCGCGGACCCTGGTTGCGCCAGTCCCGGAAGTCGGGGACCCGCGTGGCGACGAACGGACGCCGGTAGCGGGCACCGGCCTCACGGCGGGTCTGCATCTGGGTACGGCCCAAGTGCCAGCTGCTGCTGTCGAGGTCGGGGACGAACACCGCACCGGCCTGGGCCAGGCGGTAGGCGAACTCGGAGTCGCCGCCCAGCACCATCTCGCCCGCGAGCCCGCCGGCTTCGTCGAACAGGTCGCGGTGCAGCGAACCCGACGCGCCGATGAACACCGTATGGGCCCGATGGTCGGCCGCGGCCAGCGCCTCGGTGCGGTCGATCGTCCGCTCGATCCAGTGCTTCTCGGCGCTGCCGGCGTCGAACAGCTCGGCGGCGCGGCCCTCGGCGACGGCCGCGCGCACGCTTTCCGGATCCGGCTCGCCCGGGGTGAAGGGCACGAACAGCTTGTGACCCAGCACGGCCAGGTAGTCGGCGGCGTGGTGCCAGCGCAGCTGCGACTCCACGTGCTCGCGGTAGACCAGCATGTCGGCGTCCAGCCGCAGCACCACATCGCCGTCGCCGGCCGCGGCGCCGCAGGTGACCGCGTGCGCCGATCCCCAACCGCCCTCATCGGAGGCGATCAGCCTCGTGTTCTCCGGGCGCGCCTCGGGCAGACGCAGCGGCGGCTCGCTGCCGTCGTCCACGACCACGGTCTCCATCAAACGGGACGGATAGCTCTGCTCGGCCAGCGCCGCCAGCACCAGGTCGAGCTTGTCCTGGTGGCCGTGCGCGGGGACGATCACGCTCACGCTCAGGTGCGGCTCCCACTCCCCCAGACGCGGGATCTCCAGCGCCGTGTAGTCGTTGCGGCGGATCCAGGGCCGAGGCACTGCGGCGCCCCCGGACGCCCGCCCGGTGCTTTCCGGCTTCGTGCGGCCGCCTGCGGCGCCGCCGTCGACGATCGTCACACTGCCTCGCTCTCTCTGTCGCCTCGGCTCCCGGCACCGCCTTCCGCGTCGCCTCCGCCCTCGCCGGCCGGCCCGGCCTGCTCCTCGGGCAGGCCCGCAGGTCGGCGCCCCGGCCACTGGCGCAGCGAGTTGCGCAGGAAGTACCCGTGGTGCTCGACCCACGTGTGGCCCGACGAACGGCGCCGGATCAGGTAGTTGTGCGCGTGGGTGCGGTAGATCCGCCCGCCGGAGCCGCGGACCGCGAGCAGCAGCTGGGTGTCCACGGCACGCGCCAGCGGACGGAATCCGCCGCACTCCTCCAGAACCACCCGGTCGGTCAGCAGGCTGCCGCCCGACACGTGGGGGATGATCCGCTCCGACGCACCGGGGCGCCAGACCGTGCGGTCGATATCCTCCAGGTAGACGAACTCCGGGCCGCAGCCCACCACGTCGGCGGAGGCGTAGGTGCGGGCCAGCAGCAGGTCCGCGAGGTAGTCGGGACTGTAGAAGTCGTCGTCGTCCATTTTGGCGACGACGCTGCCGCGGGCGCGTGCGGCCGCCCGGTTGAGCACCGCCCCGAACACGTCGTCCTGGTCGGCCTCGTACACGGTGATTTCGCGCCCGCCGGCGGCGAAGCGCTCGACGGCGCCGGCGACGCCGGGCGCGTCGGTGCCGAACCCGTGCAGCGCCAGCACCACCTCCAGCTCGACGCCGCGCTGGCGGCCGATCTGCTCCAGTGCGAATCCCACCAGTTCGGGGCGCCGGGTGCACAGCAGCACCGACACCCGCGGCTCGGGCGCGGGCACCACCCCGGCGTGGGCGCCCAGGGTCCGCCAGCGCGCCGAGACCGAGTGCGTACGCAAGGCGCAGCGCCGCAGCGCGATGCTGTGGCGCTCACGGCACAGCTGGTCGGCGAGGTCCTCGGCGGTGACCGACGTCAGCAGCGTGCTGAGCTCGGCGCCCAACGGAGCGGCCCACGCGGGTGCTTCCTGCGTAGTGAAGAGCGGCACGCCTCCTGCCGCGAGGCCGGCGACGGCGCGCATGGCGGCCAACGGGCCGCTGTGGCCCGACCACCCGAAGCGGACGGCGCGCAGGCCGCGCAACCGCGCCAGCTCGACCTCGGTGACCGCACCGGAGTCGGGAAGGCGCGCGACCACCTCGTTTCCGGCGATGACGGCCGGGCGTCCGTCGCGCGCCACGAGGTCTCCCACACGCCGGCCCGCCTCGCCGACGAAGCCGACCGGGTTGACCACGCGCTCGTCGACCGGCGGCAGCTGCGCGGGCGCGCCCCGCCCCAGACTCGCGCGCCGGATGCGCCGGGGCCCTTCGGGGCCGCTGATGGCCGACCAGCTCAACTCGTCGGAGGCGGGCCGGTCCAGCGCCGGTACCTCGTCGTCCTCCCATCGGGGGTGCACCGCTCCGCCGACCCGCAGCGCCACGTCGGCCAGCGGTGTGGTCCGGTTGAGCGGTACCGGACCTGCGGGCGCTGCGGCGACCGCCCGAGCCTGGCCGGGCAGCCACGACGGCGCGTCGGCTCCGCTCAGCGCGGCCGCCGGGGTCGGCGCCGGTCCCCGGGGCCTGCCGATCGCTCCGTCGGCCACCGCGTTCAGCGCCGGGCCGGGATCGACCGGTTCCAGGAAGTACAGTTCGCAGGCCCAGTGGCCGGCGGCGCCGAGCCGGCGCACGCGCGCCTCTTGCAGCTGCCGCCACTGGCCCAGCCCCGGAGCCGCGGGCAGCGGGGGCTCGTGGTGGGCCGCGGAACCGACGACCACCACGACCTGGTGGGTGCGGGGCAACCGCGACCCCAGACTGACGGCGCGCCGCAGGTCGGCGACGGTGGCGGCGACGACGGCGACCACGCCGGCCGCGGGAGCGGATCCGGTCCCGCCCGGAGGTTCGGCCGCTGCGACGCCGGAAGGTGCGCTCACCGCGGCGTCCAGCAGCGGTCCGCCGTGCGCGGACGTGCGTTCCAGGTCGACCCGTCGGTCGCCGGACCGCAGCGCCACGGCGCCGAGTCCGCGCCCGGCGCCCTCGCCGATATGGCCGACCAGTGCCGGAGCGCCGCCGCACAGATGCAGCGCCCGGTCCAGCACCTCCTCGACCGGCTCCCCGGTCACAGCGCCTTCCTGGTGAAGACGCGGGCGCCCTTCTCGGTCTGCTCCTCCTCCACGCTGAGCTCGGGGAACTCCTCAAGCCAGCGCTCCTCGACCGCGCGTTCGTCGGGGCGGTCGGCGTCGTCGAGCACGAAGACCGCGTCCGAAGCGCACCGGGGAATCAGAACGGGCAGAGCGGGATAGCGCGCCTGCTCGGCGGTACTGCCGGGCGGCCCGTCGACGAAGACCAGGCCGATGTCGTGCAGGTCCGCCACGGCCGCGGCGTCGTACCAGGGCCGGTCGGCCTCGTCGGCGTCCCCGTCCGCTCCGGAGTCGGGGCTCCATTCGGTCAGGGGCGCGTCGCGGATCTCCACG contains:
- a CDS encoding glycosyltransferase; amino-acid sequence: MTIVDGGAAGGRTKPESTGRASGGAAVPRPWIRRNDYTALEIPRLGEWEPHLSVSVIVPAHGHQDKLDLVLAALAEQSYPSRLMETVVVDDGSEPPLRLPEARPENTRLIASDEGGWGSAHAVTCGAAAGDGDVVLRLDADMLVYREHVESQLRWHHAADYLAVLGHKLFVPFTPGEPDPESVRAAVAEGRAAELFDAGSAEKHWIERTIDRTEALAAADHRAHTVFIGASGSLHRDLFDEAGGLAGEMVLGGDSEFAYRLAQAGAVFVPDLDSSSWHLGRTQMQTRREAGARYRRPFVATRVPDFRDWRNQGPRQWAVPYVDVVVDVGAASLEDAETTLAPLLAGTVPDIRVRVVGTWSALSEERRSPLDEDLLDLRLIREAFRGDSRVSFAEEEPERDIAVPFRLHLPAGCAPTRRAVERITEVADQHRVGLVRLTDPSVDAFGPRPVRLERTAAFMRARRLGADQGGPEELDAAVDRLYGLHWIGGAGIVGDEDEEPPRDWGTRLRAAERKADAQRARADRLERRLRWLGRGLPRRLVERLTR
- a CDS encoding glycosyltransferase, producing the protein MTGEPVEEVLDRALHLCGGAPALVGHIGEGAGRGLGAVALRSGDRRVDLERTSAHGGPLLDAAVSAPSGVAAAEPPGGTGSAPAAGVVAVVAATVADLRRAVSLGSRLPRTHQVVVVVGSAAHHEPPLPAAPGLGQWRQLQEARVRRLGAAGHWACELYFLEPVDPGPALNAVADGAIGRPRGPAPTPAAALSGADAPSWLPGQARAVAAAPAGPVPLNRTTPLADVALRVGGAVHPRWEDDEVPALDRPASDELSWSAISGPEGPRRIRRASLGRGAPAQLPPVDERVVNPVGFVGEAGRRVGDLVARDGRPAVIAGNEVVARLPDSGAVTEVELARLRGLRAVRFGWSGHSGPLAAMRAVAGLAAGGVPLFTTQEAPAWAAPLGAELSTLLTSVTAEDLADQLCRERHSIALRRCALRTHSVSARWRTLGAHAGVVPAPEPRVSVLLCTRRPELVGFALEQIGRQRGVELEVVLALHGFGTDAPGVAGAVERFAAGGREITVYEADQDDVFGAVLNRAAARARGSVVAKMDDDDFYSPDYLADLLLARTYASADVVGCGPEFVYLEDIDRTVWRPGASERIIPHVSGGSLLTDRVVLEECGGFRPLARAVDTQLLLAVRGSGGRIYRTHAHNYLIRRRSSGHTWVEHHGYFLRNSLRQWPGRRPAGLPEEQAGPAGEGGGDAEGGAGSRGDRESEAV